The following are from one region of the Endozoicomonas sp. 4G genome:
- a CDS encoding DUF4116 domain-containing protein, with protein sequence MFNAGFGGSQPQIPTTNPNQDTWSGSPTSRPESESKRHFDRFDPSGAPTIQTPLAKRLCRLSVSDQAGTLREQLGGKGMFLQRMKDAGLDVPPFKCVTTQVVKALEEHPLNPHSLARYLPDIACEPGVQTSLAHIREYLNTLPPSEHVKRTEVLKGLAEFITSDDFYQQVKESEAAQQIRDLRDWLDNPSLSPPVIVRSSGINEDNYGDAQAGKYLSLVQEEDDVLRTCLKVMASGYRPEVCPEGAPQPMALIIQECIDCQCGGVIMSFQSFQNRNIGVEFTRGQPRGVVAGQSGNTPHRIDISYEEGPDSYQYFPGAISSHYVLRKSNNGYSETRIDNTDTEKDDVSHLVTDKMVSDIRKMVTTLENLLLCPVDAEFAINRKGELCVVQVRPVTQLSGDMDFAMPIPEETIATGAGVSEGFCTGTLWLAEKGKADAMPEGAIVVAQHAEDWMLEPGFLKQVGGIVIARGGFNDHFAIGMKQQQKPLMLAGDECKAVVAQVGQQATLACARFNDNSGAFIVAGDICGKLASYRKLSSAFTDVPQTTAIPSRDDLSFHEGTFLEVASGFKWLTDQNARLLAFFAPGGGLDSLANPVKLSMSPQRSRILAETKDNVKCLVHGAQALLQGYRAFLKLAGEKGSPEVQLLRDELPQLISRFERLKRIILSGRQCISIPPQQSRTEGLLSFRGWLTVCHQLQSALQALNPREAEQVRSVHELIFALHQRFVKALAPVTLDSGQGRISTGDKITYVDCTSPGEAAPLLKPSSKVFIEQSEHKRTTGTVISMDDALIVNLDLGSHMSLVELLEHAEGGKERTLRMKFSDQFWGPDGSSEQGKLKRVWFLVQLLKTIKLDEQAGSMTLSCNAMAGEIIVEYSRMASREVMQGAFEKLMIVLNSMSELDLIFRDREIFEEGHWDFNMLAQRLSPDVTTEADRFNFQHCLFTMFYLEDYCRIGPACCRLLSNRLQQFVYYAEQLGECGELVRQGKKPEDSLRNILISDEINEDVRRQILHHYLLLDAHYPIRLFEYFYPHLSGQYFAIKPSRDYTLTFNVPPFQSLSDIKSSDVKREVKKALVKDGLAYVSQRVRNDKELVLEAMAVQPSQLEYASEKLRGDKQVAMAVVTQRGHFLLDVSSELQDDDDVVKAAIANNQKALEYASERLRSDKTIINSVIARPTGVFFLPLASEAVLKDREYMLDVIAKHHKAFNYAAYELKTDQNFIDSAKLRNPRVDREVRNFLMNCGLFKDS encoded by the coding sequence ATGTTTAATGCTGGTTTTGGTGGCTCACAGCCCCAAATCCCGACAACGAATCCAAATCAGGATACTTGGTCTGGCAGTCCAACCAGTCGACCTGAAAGTGAATCCAAAAGACATTTCGATCGTTTTGATCCCAGTGGCGCTCCAACCATCCAAACGCCTTTAGCCAAGCGTCTCTGTCGTTTGTCTGTTTCAGATCAGGCTGGCACACTCCGGGAACAACTTGGGGGCAAGGGAATGTTTTTGCAGCGGATGAAGGACGCCGGTCTGGATGTTCCACCGTTTAAATGTGTGACAACCCAGGTCGTGAAGGCGCTTGAAGAACACCCTCTGAATCCTCATTCTTTAGCTCGCTATCTTCCCGATATCGCCTGTGAGCCGGGTGTGCAGACCAGCCTGGCGCACATCAGGGAATACCTCAATACCTTGCCACCTTCAGAGCATGTCAAAAGAACCGAGGTGCTGAAGGGGCTGGCGGAATTTATTACCAGTGATGACTTTTACCAGCAGGTTAAAGAGTCTGAAGCGGCCCAACAAATCAGGGATCTGCGTGATTGGCTGGACAACCCCTCCCTGTCACCGCCGGTTATTGTCCGCAGTTCTGGCATCAACGAAGATAATTACGGCGATGCCCAGGCGGGTAAATACCTCTCTTTAGTGCAAGAAGAAGACGATGTTCTACGAACCTGTCTCAAGGTCATGGCTTCAGGCTACCGCCCTGAAGTCTGTCCCGAAGGTGCACCACAACCCATGGCACTGATCATCCAGGAGTGTATTGACTGCCAATGCGGCGGGGTCATCATGAGCTTTCAATCTTTTCAGAATCGTAACATCGGGGTTGAATTCACCCGCGGTCAGCCCAGAGGTGTGGTTGCCGGGCAGTCCGGTAACACGCCTCACCGTATCGATATTTCTTATGAGGAAGGCCCTGACAGCTATCAATACTTTCCCGGTGCGATCTCAAGTCACTATGTCCTGCGCAAAAGCAATAACGGCTATTCAGAAACAAGAATTGATAATACCGACACTGAGAAAGACGACGTTAGTCATTTAGTCACTGATAAAATGGTTTCAGACATCAGGAAGATGGTGACAACGCTGGAAAACCTGTTGCTCTGCCCCGTGGATGCGGAGTTCGCCATCAATCGTAAGGGTGAGCTGTGCGTGGTGCAGGTGCGCCCTGTTACCCAACTCTCTGGCGATATGGACTTTGCCATGCCCATACCCGAAGAAACCATTGCCACAGGTGCGGGTGTCAGCGAAGGCTTTTGCACCGGAACACTCTGGTTGGCTGAAAAAGGCAAGGCAGACGCTATGCCAGAGGGTGCCATTGTGGTTGCTCAACACGCTGAAGACTGGATGCTTGAGCCTGGGTTCCTGAAGCAGGTTGGCGGTATTGTCATTGCCAGAGGAGGATTCAATGATCATTTTGCGATCGGTATGAAACAACAACAAAAACCGTTGATGCTGGCCGGTGATGAGTGTAAGGCCGTGGTCGCTCAGGTAGGCCAGCAGGCGACACTGGCCTGTGCCCGCTTTAACGATAATTCCGGTGCCTTTATTGTTGCCGGTGACATTTGCGGAAAACTGGCCAGTTACAGAAAGCTATCCTCTGCATTTACTGACGTGCCACAAACTACAGCCATTCCCTCGCGGGATGATTTGTCCTTTCATGAAGGCACATTCCTTGAGGTTGCCAGCGGTTTCAAATGGCTCACAGATCAAAATGCCCGCCTACTGGCATTTTTTGCCCCTGGTGGTGGATTGGATAGTCTGGCCAACCCGGTAAAACTGAGCATGTCGCCACAACGATCCAGGATACTGGCAGAGACTAAAGATAACGTAAAATGTCTGGTTCACGGGGCCCAGGCCCTGTTGCAGGGTTATCGGGCCTTCTTAAAGCTGGCGGGTGAGAAAGGTTCACCCGAGGTTCAGTTATTGCGGGATGAATTGCCGCAACTGATCAGTCGTTTCGAAAGGCTGAAACGGATCATCCTATCTGGACGGCAGTGTATTAGTATTCCTCCTCAGCAATCCCGTACAGAAGGGCTGCTATCGTTTCGTGGTTGGTTGACAGTCTGCCATCAGCTGCAATCCGCTCTTCAAGCACTCAACCCCAGGGAAGCTGAACAGGTCCGGAGTGTCCATGAGTTGATTTTTGCCCTGCATCAGCGTTTCGTAAAGGCACTGGCACCGGTTACTCTGGATTCGGGGCAGGGCAGGATATCCACTGGCGATAAGATCACCTATGTTGATTGCACAAGCCCGGGTGAAGCTGCACCACTATTGAAGCCGTCCAGCAAAGTATTTATCGAACAATCCGAGCATAAAAGGACAACAGGGACTGTCATCAGTATGGATGATGCCCTGATTGTTAACCTGGATCTTGGCAGTCATATGAGTCTGGTCGAGCTACTTGAACACGCAGAGGGGGGAAAAGAACGAACCCTGCGGATGAAGTTTTCTGACCAGTTTTGGGGCCCCGATGGCAGTAGTGAGCAAGGTAAGTTAAAGCGTGTATGGTTTTTAGTGCAGTTATTGAAAACGATCAAACTGGATGAACAGGCTGGCAGCATGACGCTAAGTTGTAACGCCATGGCAGGTGAAATTATCGTTGAATATTCTCGAATGGCATCACGTGAAGTTATGCAGGGTGCCTTTGAAAAACTGATGATTGTTTTAAATTCTATGTCTGAGCTTGATTTAATCTTCCGGGACAGAGAAATTTTTGAAGAAGGTCATTGGGACTTTAATATGCTTGCACAACGCCTTAGTCCCGATGTTACGACAGAAGCCGATAGATTCAACTTTCAACACTGTCTTTTCACAATGTTTTATCTGGAAGATTACTGCCGTATTGGTCCAGCCTGCTGCCGGTTATTAAGCAATCGCCTTCAACAGTTTGTTTATTATGCTGAGCAGTTAGGGGAATGTGGAGAGTTAGTACGGCAAGGCAAAAAACCGGAGGACAGTCTGCGAAACATATTAATAAGTGACGAGATAAATGAGGATGTCCGTAGGCAGATCTTGCATCATTATTTATTGTTAGATGCCCATTACCCTATACGACTGTTTGAGTATTTTTATCCTCATTTGAGTGGTCAGTACTTTGCTATCAAACCCTCACGGGATTACACGCTGACGTTTAATGTTCCGCCTTTTCAGTCGCTTTCGGATATTAAAAGTTCTGATGTTAAAAGAGAGGTGAAGAAAGCTCTGGTCAAGGATGGCCTGGCATATGTCAGCCAACGGGTTCGAAATGATAAAGAGCTTGTACTGGAAGCCATGGCAGTGCAACCATCTCAACTGGAATATGCAAGTGAAAAACTGAGGGGGGATAAACAGGTTGCCATGGCCGTAGTGACTCAGAGAGGTCATTTTCTACTCGACGTTAGCTCGGAATTGCAGGATGATGATGACGTTGTTAAGGCCGCTATTGCAAATAATCAAAAAGCTCTGGAGTATGCCAGTGAAAGATTACGAAGCGATAAAACTATTATTAACAGTGTCATTGCTCGTCCTACGGGTGTCTTTTTTTTACCCCTTGCCAGTGAAGCGGTGTTGAAAGATCGAGAATATATGCTCGATGTCATTGCAAAGCACCATAAAGCTTTCAATTATGCGGCTTACGAGCTTAAAACTGATCAGAATTTTATCGATTCAGCAAAACTTAGAAACCCCAGGGTTGATCGTGAGGTCAGGAATTTTTTGATGAATTGTGGTCTATTCAAAGACAGCTGA
- a CDS encoding PEP/pyruvate-binding domain-containing protein, producing the protein MFNAGFGQIPTTNPNQDTWSGSPTNRPESEPKRHFDCLDPSGAPTIQTPLAKRLCRLSVSDQAGTLREQLGGKGMFLQRMKDAGLDVPPFQCVTTQVVKALEEHPLNPHSLARYLPDIVCEPGAQTSLAHIREYLNTLPPSEHVKRTEVLKGLAEFITSDDFYQQAKESEAAQQIRDLRGRLDNPSLSPPVIVRSSGVHEDNYGDAQAGKYLSLVQEEGDVLRTCLKVMASGYRPEVCPAGVPQPMALIIQECIDCQCGGVIMSFGSFRNGTIGVEFTRGQPRGVVAGLSGNTPHRIDISYEEGPDSYQYFPGTISSHYVLRKSGNGYSETRIDNADTEKDDVSHLVTDKMVSDIRNMVTKLEDLLLCPVDAEFGINPEGELCVLQVRPVTQLSGDMDFAMPIPEEAIATGSGVSEGFCTGTLWLAEKGKADAMPEGAIVVAQHAEDWMLEPQFLKRVGGIVIARGGSNDHFAIGMKQQQKTLMLAGDQFEALAAQAGQQATLACARFDDEPGAFIVAGDISAKLASYRKLSNSFDVPQTKAIPSRDDLTFPEGTFLEVASGFKWLTDQNARLLAFFAPGGGLDCLANPVKLSMSPQRSRILAETKDNVNQLVHGAEALLQGYRAFLQLAGEKGSPKVQLLRDELPQLSNRFETLQKTIQSGLDSVILPMQAAEEGRLSPRIFRQWLADCHNLQSDLQALNPKKAEQVQSVHELIFALHQRFLEALAPVTLASGQGRISTEKKITYVDCTTPGGSGGKVLLLRQSGKELIEQSECPITVVSMDDALMVNLMLGDHASLIELLEQADGGKGRTLRLKFSDELNKPGVAYKSGKLKRMWFLAQFLKAIELDENSDPMKISCNAVAGEMTVEFPHMKSRKTMQHAFEKLLIVLNGMFCLDTCFEKIAIFGRDQWDFNVLAQHLNCDVTTEADRFAFQHSLFSIFYLQSLQSIPPCYTLLSNHQQFIHHAHRLVVCLSLASSKKASKRSFREVFMSDEMSEDIRRELLQHLVLLDPRRGKRLCEDVS; encoded by the coding sequence ATGTTTAATGCTGGTTTTGGCCAAATTCCGACAACGAACCCAAATCAGGATACCTGGTCTGGCAGTCCAACCAATCGGCCTGAAAGTGAACCCAAAAGACATTTCGATTGTCTTGATCCCAGTGGCGCTCCAACCATCCAAACGCCTTTAGCCAAGCGTCTCTGTCGTTTGTCTGTTTCAGATCAGGCTGGCACACTCCGGGAGCAACTTGGGGGCAAGGGAATGTTTTTGCAACGGATGAAGGACGCTGGTCTGGATGTTCCACCGTTTCAATGTGTGACAACCCAGGTCGTGAAGGCGCTTGAAGAACACCCTCTGAATCCTCATTCTTTAGCTCGCTATCTTCCCGATATCGTCTGTGAGCCAGGTGCGCAGACCAGCCTGGCGCACATCAGGGAATACCTCAATACTTTGCCACCTTCAGAGCACGTCAAAAGAACCGAGGTGCTGAAGGGACTGGCGGAATTTATTACCAGTGATGACTTTTACCAGCAGGCTAAAGAGTCTGAAGCGGCCCAACAAATCAGGGATCTGCGTGGTCGGCTGGACAACCCCTCCTTGTCACCGCCGGTTATTGTCCGCAGTTCTGGCGTCCATGAAGATAATTACGGCGATGCCCAGGCGGGTAAATACCTCTCTTTAGTGCAAGAAGAAGGCGATGTTTTGCGAACCTGTCTTAAAGTCATGGCCTCAGGCTACCGCCCTGAAGTCTGTCCCGCAGGCGTACCACAACCCATGGCATTAATTATCCAGGAGTGTATTGACTGCCAATGCGGCGGGGTCATCATGAGCTTTGGGTCTTTTCGGAATGGCACCATCGGGGTTGAGTTCACCCGCGGTCAGCCCCGAGGTGTGGTTGCCGGGCTGTCCGGTAACACGCCTCACCGTATCGATATTTCTTATGAGGAAGGCCCTGACAGCTATCAATACTTTCCCGGTACGATCTCAAGTCACTATGTCCTGCGCAAAAGCGGTAACGGCTATTCAGAAACAAGAATTGATAATGCCGATACTGAGAAAGACGACGTTAGTCATTTAGTCACTGATAAAATGGTTTCAGATATCAGGAATATGGTGACCAAACTGGAAGACTTATTGCTCTGCCCCGTGGATGCAGAGTTCGGCATCAATCCTGAAGGTGAGCTGTGCGTGTTGCAGGTGCGCCCTGTTACCCAACTTTCTGGCGATATGGACTTTGCCATGCCCATACCCGAAGAGGCCATTGCCACAGGTTCGGGCGTCAGCGAAGGCTTTTGCACCGGAACACTCTGGCTGGCTGAAAAAGGAAAGGCAGACGCTATGCCAGAGGGTGCCATTGTGGTTGCTCAACACGCTGAAGACTGGATGCTTGAGCCTCAGTTCCTGAAACGGGTTGGCGGTATTGTCATTGCCAGAGGAGGATCCAATGATCATTTTGCGATCGGTATGAAACAACAACAAAAAACGTTGATGTTGGCCGGAGATCAGTTTGAGGCTTTGGCCGCTCAGGCTGGCCAGCAGGCGACACTGGCCTGCGCTCGTTTTGACGATGAGCCCGGTGCCTTTATTGTTGCCGGTGACATTAGTGCAAAACTGGCCAGTTATAGAAAACTATCCAATTCATTTGATGTACCACAAACCAAAGCCATCCCCTCACGGGATGATTTAACCTTTCCCGAAGGCACATTCCTTGAGGTTGCCAGCGGTTTCAAATGGCTCACAGATCAAAATGCCCGGCTGCTGGCATTTTTTGCCCCCGGCGGTGGACTGGATTGTCTGGCCAACCCGGTAAAACTGAGCATGTCGCCACAACGATCGAGGATACTGGCAGAGACTAAAGACAACGTAAATCAGCTGGTTCATGGGGCCGAAGCCCTGTTGCAGGGTTATCGGGCCTTCTTACAACTGGCGGGTGAGAAAGGTTCACCCAAGGTTCAGTTATTGCGGGATGAATTGCCGCAACTGAGCAACCGGTTCGAGACGTTGCAAAAGACCATCCAATCAGGGCTGGATAGTGTCATTCTGCCCATGCAAGCCGCTGAAGAAGGACGGCTATCGCCGAGAATCTTTCGTCAATGGCTGGCCGATTGCCATAATCTACAATCCGATCTTCAAGCGCTCAACCCCAAGAAAGCTGAGCAAGTCCAAAGTGTCCATGAGCTGATTTTTGCCCTGCATCAGCGCTTTTTAGAGGCACTGGCACCGGTCACTCTGGCTTCGGGCCAGGGCCGGATATCTACAGAAAAGAAAATCACCTATGTCGATTGTACGACTCCGGGTGGCTCAGGTGGAAAGGTGCTGTTATTGAGGCAGTCCGGCAAGGAATTGATTGAACAATCAGAGTGTCCGATAACTGTCGTCAGTATGGATGATGCCCTGATGGTTAACCTGATGCTTGGGGATCATGCAAGCCTTATCGAGCTACTTGAACAGGCAGATGGGGGGAAAGGACGAACCCTGCGGCTGAAATTCTCCGACGAATTGAATAAGCCTGGTGTCGCATACAAATCCGGTAAGTTAAAGCGTATGTGGTTTTTGGCACAGTTTCTAAAAGCGATCGAACTGGATGAAAATTCTGACCCCATGAAGATAAGTTGTAACGCCGTAGCGGGTGAAATGACCGTTGAATTCCCCCACATGAAATCACGTAAAACCATGCAGCATGCCTTTGAAAAACTGCTCATTGTGTTAAATGGTATGTTTTGTCTGGATACATGCTTTGAGAAGATAGCCATTTTTGGAAGAGATCAGTGGGACTTTAATGTACTTGCACAACATCTTAATTGCGATGTTACGACAGAAGCCGATAGATTCGCCTTTCAACATAGCCTTTTCTCAATCTTTTATTTGCAATCTCTTCAAAGTATTCCTCCTTGCTACACGTTATTAAGCAACCATCAGCAGTTTATTCATCATGCTCATCGGTTGGTAGTGTGTCTTTCTTTAGCATCTTCCAAGAAAGCATCGAAACGCAGTTTTCGGGAAGTGTTTATGAGTGATGAGATGAGTGAGGACATCCGCAGGGAGCTCTTACAGCATCTTGTATTGTTAGACCCCAGAAGGGGCAAACGATTGTGTGAGGATGTCAGCTGA
- a CDS encoding DUF4116 domain-containing protein, with translation MLNADFGGSKTQTPKTNPNHNTNSGSPANRPESKRHFDRLDSSGAPTIQTPLVKRLCRLSVSDQAGTLREQLGGKGMFLQRMKDAGLKVPPFQCVTTQVVKALEQHPLNPHSLARYLPDTACEPGAQTSLAHVREYLNTLPPSEHVKRTEVLRGMAEFIVSDDFYQQIKDSEAAQQIRDLRGQLDKPSLSPPVIVRSSGIHEDNYGDAQAGKYLSLVQEEDDVLRTCLKVMASGYRPEVCPAGAPQPMALIIQECIDCQCGGVIMSFGSFRDGTIGVEFARGQPRGVVAGLSGNTPHRIDIAYEEGPDSYQYFPGTISSHYILRKSNNGYSETRIDNADAHKDDVSHLVTDKMVSDIRKMVTTLENLLRCPVDAEFGISPEGELCVVQVRPVTQLSGDMDFAMPIPEETIATGAGVSEGFCTGTLWLAVKGKAYAMPEGAIVVAQHAEDWMLEPEFLKRVGGIVIARGGSNDHFAIGMKQQQKTLMLAGDQFEFVVAQAGQQATLACARFDDKPGAFIVAGDISAKLASYKKLSTSFDVSQAQAVPSRDDLSFPEGAFLEVASGFQWLTDQNARLLAFFAPGGGLDCLANPVKLSMSPQRSELLANTKENVNRLVGGAEGLLDGYDAFLRLAGTRQSSEIQPLLKELPELINRFRTLKQTIQSGLDRIIQPMKATEEGRLSPGTFRQWLADCHKLQSDLQALDPGQAEQVRSVHELIFAVHQRFVKALAPVTLASGQGRLSKGGKRGKVIYIDCTTLGKLSEKTPLLTPSGKTAIEKLLRQATVISTDDALVVNLEFGIHLGLIELLEHAEGGKGRTLRLKFSDTFRKPDGSDEPGKLKRMWFLVQLLKAIELGKNANTMTLSCNAVAGDIIVEYPGMSSRLAMQKAFEKLMTVLEAIRDLDRHFDYVNTFKRERWDFNLLAQRLDRDSVTDADRFAFQHCLFSMFNSERASIMSECCKLLSNHHQQFIDHIQQLVESNDNPREVLMKINENTRRELLHHFLLFDPQIAISEVELLYGLSDEGFIIKPTYSYELEFYLPPGHPLLDDKEKVKEILLKDGLQYASRQIRSDKEVVLPTIKKYPEQLGFVSEELKDDKEVVLAAVIKNGNQLEYASPKLQDDKEVVMAAVKQNSAALFFASEKMRGDKSIIKVVIADHISYLQYASETLLNDREFMLGLIAEYPQAFGCVSSELRKDQDFIKSARLRNPEVDDYVPKANKV, from the coding sequence ATGTTAAATGCTGATTTTGGTGGCTCAAAGACCCAAACTCCGAAAACCAATCCAAATCATAATACCAACTCTGGCAGTCCGGCCAATCGGCCTGAATCCAAAAGACATTTCGATCGTCTTGATTCCAGTGGTGCTCCAACCATCCAAACGCCTTTAGTCAAGCGTCTCTGTCGTTTGTCTGTTTCAGATCAGGCTGGCACACTCCGGGAGCAACTGGGGGGCAAGGGAATGTTTTTGCAGCGGATGAAGGACGCCGGTCTGAAGGTTCCACCGTTTCAATGTGTGACAACCCAGGTCGTGAAGGCGCTTGAACAACACCCTCTGAACCCTCATTCTTTAGCTCGCTATCTTCCCGATACCGCCTGTGAGCCGGGTGCGCAGACCAGTCTGGCGCACGTCAGGGAATACCTCAATACTTTGCCACCTTCAGAGCACGTCAAAAGAACCGAGGTGCTGAGGGGGATGGCGGAATTTATTGTCAGCGATGACTTTTATCAGCAGATTAAAGACTCTGAAGCGGCCCAACAAATCAGGGATCTGCGTGGTCAGCTGGACAAACCCTCCCTGTCACCGCCGGTTATTGTCCGCAGTTCTGGCATCCATGAAGATAATTACGGCGATGCCCAGGCGGGTAAATACCTCTCTTTAGTGCAAGAAGAAGACGATGTTTTGCGAACCTGTCTTAAAGTCATGGCTTCAGGCTACCGCCCTGAAGTCTGTCCCGCAGGCGCACCACAACCTATGGCACTGATCATCCAGGAGTGTATTGACTGCCAATGCGGCGGGGTCATCATGAGCTTTGGATCTTTTCGGGATGGCACCATCGGGGTTGAGTTCGCTCGCGGTCAGCCCAGAGGTGTGGTTGCCGGGCTATCCGGTAACACGCCTCACCGGATCGATATTGCTTATGAGGAAGGCCCTGACAGCTATCAATACTTTCCCGGTACGATCTCAAGTCACTATATCCTGCGCAAAAGCAATAACGGCTATTCAGAAACAAGAATTGATAATGCAGATGCTCATAAAGACGACGTTAGTCATTTAGTTACTGACAAAATGGTTTCAGACATCAGGAAGATGGTGACAACGCTGGAAAACTTATTGCGCTGCCCCGTGGATGCAGAGTTCGGCATCAGTCCTGAAGGTGAGCTGTGCGTGGTGCAGGTGCGCCCTGTTACCCAACTCTCTGGCGACATGGACTTCGCCATGCCCATACCCGAAGAGACCATCGCCACAGGTGCGGGTGTCAGCGAAGGTTTTTGCACCGGAACACTCTGGCTGGCTGTAAAAGGAAAGGCATACGCTATGCCGGAGGGGGCCATTGTGGTTGCTCAACACGCTGAAGACTGGATGCTCGAGCCTGAGTTCCTGAAACGGGTTGGCGGTATTGTCATTGCCAGAGGAGGATCCAATGATCACTTTGCGATCGGTATGAAACAACAACAAAAAACGTTGATGCTGGCCGGTGATCAGTTTGAGTTCGTGGTCGCTCAGGCAGGCCAACAGGCGACACTGGCCTGCGCTCGTTTTGACGATAAGCCCGGTGCCTTTATTGTTGCCGGTGACATAAGTGCAAAACTGGCTAGCTACAAAAAGCTATCTACTTCATTTGATGTGTCACAAGCTCAAGCGGTTCCCTCACGGGATGATTTGTCCTTTCCTGAAGGCGCATTCCTTGAGGTTGCCAGCGGTTTCCAATGGCTCACGGATCAAAATGCCCGACTGCTGGCATTTTTTGCCCCCGGCGGTGGACTGGATTGTCTGGCCAACCCGGTAAAACTGAGCATGTCGCCACAACGATCAGAGTTACTGGCAAACACTAAGGAAAACGTAAATCGGCTGGTTGGTGGAGCCGAAGGACTACTGGATGGATACGATGCCTTCTTGCGGTTGGCGGGTACCAGGCAATCGAGTGAAATTCAGCCATTGCTGAAAGAATTGCCGGAACTGATCAACCGGTTCCGGACGCTGAAACAAACCATCCAATCCGGGTTAGACAGGATCATTCAGCCAATGAAGGCCACTGAAGAAGGGCGGCTATCCCCCGGAACCTTTCGTCAATGGCTGGCTGATTGCCATAAGCTACAATCTGATCTTCAAGCACTAGACCCCGGGCAAGCTGAGCAGGTGCGGAGTGTCCATGAGCTGATTTTTGCTGTGCATCAGCGTTTTGTAAAGGCACTGGCACCGGTGACTCTGGCCTCCGGTCAGGGCAGGTTATCTAAGGGAGGTAAGAGAGGTAAGGTCATCTATATTGATTGCACGACTCTCGGTAAGTTGAGTGAAAAGACGCCGCTATTGACTCCATCTGGTAAAACAGCCATCGAAAAATTACTACGTCAGGCGACCGTCATTAGTACGGATGATGCCTTGGTTGTGAACCTGGAATTTGGCATCCATTTGGGCCTTATCGAGCTGCTTGAGCATGCAGAGGGGGGGAAAGGACGAACCTTGCGGCTGAAATTTTCTGACACATTTAGAAAACCCGATGGCAGTGATGAACCCGGCAAGTTGAAACGTATGTGGTTTCTGGTGCAGTTACTGAAAGCGATCGAATTGGGAAAAAATGCGAATACCATGACGCTGAGTTGCAACGCCGTAGCGGGTGACATTATCGTGGAATACCCCGGAATGTCATCACGTCTAGCCATGCAGAAGGCCTTTGAAAAACTAATGACGGTGTTAGAAGCGATTCGTGATCTGGATCGACACTTTGATTACGTAAACACTTTTAAAAGAGAGCGGTGGGATTTTAACTTGCTTGCACAACGCCTTGATAGGGATTCTGTAACAGACGCTGATAGATTCGCCTTTCAACATTGCCTTTTCTCAATGTTTAATAGTGAGAGGGCTTCCATAATGTCCGAATGCTGCAAGTTATTAAGCAATCATCACCAGCAGTTTATTGATCATATTCAACAGCTGGTTGAATCAAATGACAATCCTCGGGAAGTATTAATGAAGATCAATGAGAACACCCGCAGGGAACTCTTGCATCATTTCTTACTGTTCGATCCCCAAATAGCTATTTCGGAGGTTGAGCTTCTGTATGGTTTGAGTGATGAAGGCTTTATTATCAAACCAACTTACAGTTACGAACTGGAGTTTTATCTGCCACCGGGTCACCCGCTTTTAGATGATAAAGAAAAGGTCAAGGAAATCTTGCTGAAGGATGGGTTGCAATATGCCAGTCGACAAATTCGAAGTGATAAAGAAGTTGTTTTACCAACCATTAAAAAATACCCGGAACAACTTGGATTTGTCAGCGAAGAATTGAAAGATGATAAAGAGGTCGTTCTGGCTGCAGTCATCAAAAATGGCAATCAGTTGGAGTATGCCAGCCCGAAACTTCAGGATGATAAAGAGGTTGTTATGGCCGCTGTCAAACAGAATTCAGCAGCGTTATTTTTTGCAAGCGAAAAAATGCGAGGCGATAAAAGCATCATTAAAGTGGTAATTGCTGATCATATTAGTTATTTACAGTATGCCAGTGAAACGCTACTGAATGATCGTGAGTTTATGCTGGGTTTAATTGCAGAGTACCCTCAAGCTTTCGGATGTGTGTCTTCCGAGCTTAGAAAAGATCAGGATTTTATCAAATCAGCAAGGCTTAGAAATCCCGAAGTTGATGATTATGTTCCAAAAGCGAATAAAGTCTGA
- a CDS encoding response regulator transcription factor, whose product MKYKIIIADDHPLFRAALQAALRQGLENPEIYEAGSIAALQNLLEQVSSPDLILLDLNMPGAHGLSGLIFLRGQYPQVPVVIVSAAEDSQVIHRSMQHGAHGFIPKSSPLDVLKHAVTQVLEGDIWLPESQPELPEQGQVSELEQKLATLTPQQFRVLGMISEGLLNKQIAYELEVSEATIKAHVTAIFKKLGVRSRTQAVIAMNELEIEPSSPPA is encoded by the coding sequence ATGAAATACAAGATCATCATTGCAGACGACCATCCGCTGTTCAGGGCCGCATTACAGGCAGCCCTGCGCCAGGGGCTGGAAAACCCCGAAATTTATGAAGCCGGATCCATTGCCGCCCTTCAGAATCTTCTTGAGCAGGTGTCATCGCCTGACTTGATTCTTCTCGATCTCAATATGCCGGGAGCCCATGGCCTTTCCGGCCTGATCTTTCTCAGGGGACAATACCCCCAGGTTCCTGTTGTTATTGTTTCTGCTGCTGAAGACTCGCAGGTCATCCATCGCTCCATGCAACACGGTGCCCACGGCTTTATCCCGAAATCCTCACCACTGGATGTTCTGAAGCATGCCGTGACCCAGGTACTTGAGGGCGATATCTGGCTACCGGAATCGCAACCCGAATTGCCAGAACAGGGACAGGTATCGGAACTGGAACAAAAGCTCGCGACATTGACGCCCCAACAATTCAGAGTGCTGGGGATGATCAGCGAAGGTCTGTTGAACAAACAGATTGCTTACGAACTGGAAGTATCAGAAGCGACAATAAAGGCCCATGTCACAGCCATTTTCAAAAAGCTGGGTGTTCGCAGCAGGACCCAGGCTGTCATTGCTATGAATGAGCTGGAAATTGAGCCATCTTCGCCACCCGCTTAA